The Opitutales bacterium region TGCGTCGTTAGCCGGACCGCCTTTAAACGCTTCATGCTTGAGGGTTTGGTTGAGGTATTCGTCTGGGTTGAGCTCCGGGCTATAACTAGGCAAGTAGAACAGTTCGATGCGGTGCTTATGGTTTTCCAGCCACTCTTTGACGAGTTTGCTGTGATGGACACGGAGGTTGTCGACGATGAGGAAGATCTTACGTTTTCGGTGCCGGATGAGCCGTTTGATGAAGTCGATAAAGATGTCGGCGTTGAGGGCCTGTTTCAGGGCCATCCACTGCATCTTTCCTTGATTGTTGATCGCGCTTATGACGCTGGCATGAAAACGTTTGGCAGACTGGCGCACGACGGGAGTTTGCCCTTTGGGAGC contains the following coding sequences:
- a CDS encoding IS630 family transposase yields the protein APKGQTPVVRQSAKRFHASVISAINNQGKMQWMALKQALNADIFIDFIKRLIRHRKRKIFLIVDNLRVHHSKLVKEWLENHKHRIELFYLPSYSPELNPDEYLNQTLKHEAFKGGPANDAITLRAKVDVAMYMLSIRPKKIISCFQHPHAKYAA